One window from the genome of Oryctolagus cuniculus chromosome 1, mOryCun1.1, whole genome shotgun sequence encodes:
- the LOC108178777 gene encoding uncharacterized protein isoform X2 encodes MELSSHYLREKLQRDLEAEHVELPSPGAADQVRGEAIASDTLAGERVPSGRAPAHPRV; translated from the exons ATGGAGCTGAGCTCCCACTACCTCCGAGAGAAGCTGCAGCGTGACCTGGAGGCAGAGCATGTGGAG CTTCCAAGTCCTGGTGCTGCCGACCAAGTTCGAGGGGAAGCCATTGCTTCAGATACACTGGCCGGTGAACGAGTGCCTAGCGGAAGAGCTCCTGCACATCCACGCGTTTGA
- the LOC108178777 gene encoding bolA-like protein 2 isoform X1 has translation MELSSHYLREKLQRDLEAEHVEVEDTTLNHCTTSFQVLVLPTKFEGKPLLQIHWPVNECLAEELLHIHAFEQKTLTPEQWAQEQPK, from the coding sequence ATGGAGCTGAGCTCCCACTACCTCCGAGAGAAGCTGCAGCGTGACCTGGAGGCAGAGCATGTGGAGGTGGAGGACACGACTCTGAACCATTGCACCACCAGCTTCCAAGTCCTGGTGCTGCCGACCAAGTTCGAGGGGAAGCCATTGCTTCAGATACACTGGCCGGTGAACGAGTGCCTAGCGGAAGAGCTCCTGCACATCCACGCGTTTGAGCAGAAAACTCTGACCCCAGAGCAGTGGGCCCAGGAGCAGCCGAAATGA